The DNA window GCGTCGACATGGACGCCGGCGACAAAGTCGTCGATCTGATTCGGACGGCCGTCACGCGAACCCACAGCACCCGCGTCGTGGATCTTTACGGCCACTTTGCAGGCGTCTTCGCCCTCGACTTCCCCGAGCGGATCCTCCGGCGGAACTACAAGCGGCCGCTCCTCGTGGCCGGGACCGACGGCGTCGGCACCAAACTCCGC is part of the Planctomycetota bacterium genome and encodes:
- a CDS encoding phosphoribosylformylglycinamidine cyclo-ligase, which encodes MPQRLTYKDAGVDMDAGDKVVDLIRTAVTRTHSTRVVDLYGHFAGVFALDFPERILRRNYKRPLLVAGTDGVGTKLR